One part of the Lemur catta isolate mLemCat1 chromosome 13, mLemCat1.pri, whole genome shotgun sequence genome encodes these proteins:
- the MLNR gene encoding motilin receptor has translation MGSPWNGSDAPEGARESPWAALPPCDERRCSPFPLGALVPVTAVCLGLFAVGVSGNVVTVLLIGRYRDMRTTTNLYLGSMAVSDLLILLGLPFDLYRLWRSRPWVFGQLLCRLSLYVGEGCTYATLLHMTALSVERYLAICRPLRARVLVTRRRVRALIAVLWVVALLSAGPFFFLVGVEQDPGNYVLSDLNGTARVTPSAPASPPPLSASGAPSLSPSLSPPSGPEAAAAAALFSRECRPSSAQLGALRVMLWVTTAYFFLPFLCLSVLYGLIGRELWRSRGPLRGPAVSGRERGHRQTVRVLLVVVLAFIVCWLPFHVGRIIYINTEDSRMMHFSQYFNIVALQLFYLSASINPILYNLISKKYRAAAWKLLLARQSRPGGLCGSRDTAGDAGGHAVRDTGGDTAGYTETSANAKTMG, from the exons ATGGGCAGCCCCTGGAACGGCAGCGATGCCCCCGAGGGCGCGCGGGAGTCGCCGTGGGCCGCGCTGCCGCCGTGCGACGAGCGCCGCTGCTCGCCCTTTCCCCTGGGGGCGCTGGTGCCGGTGACCGCCGTGTGCCTGGGGCTGTTCGCGGTCGGCGTGAGCGGCAACGTGGTGACCGTGCTGCTGATCGGACGCTACCGGGACATGCGGACCACCACCAACTTGTACCTGGGCAGCATGGCCGTGTCCGACCTGCTCATCCTGCTCGGGCTCCCCTTCGACCTGTACCGCCTCTGGCGCTCGCGGCCCTGGGTGTTCGGGCAGCTGCTCTGCCGCCTGTCGCTCTACGTGGGCGAGGGCTGCACCTACGCCACGCTGCTGCACATGACGGCGCTCAGCGTCGAGCGCTACCTGGCCATCTGCCGCCCGCTCCGGGCCCGCGTCCTGGTCACCCGGCGCCGCGTCCGCGCGCTCATCGCGGTGCTCTGGGTCGTGGCGCTGCTCTCCGCCGGGCCCTTCTTCTTTCTCGTGGGCGTCGAGCAGGACCCCGGCAACTACGTGCTCTCGGACCTTAATGGCACCGCGCGGGTCACGCCCTCGGCCCCCGCCTCGCCGCCGCCCCTCTCGGCCTCGGGGGCGCCCTCGCTGTCCCCCTCGCTGTCCCCGCCGTCGGGGCCTGAGGCTGCGGCGGCCGCGGCGCTGTTCAGCCGCGAGTGCCGGCCGAGCAGCGCGCAGCTGGGTGCGCTGCGCGTCATGCTGTGGGTCACCACCGCCTActtcttcctgcccttcctgTGCCTCAGCGTCCTCTACGGGCTCATCGGGCGCGAGCTGTGGAGGAGCCGCGGGCCGCTGCGAGGCCCGGCCGTCTCGGGCCGGGAGAGGGGCCACCGGCAGACCGTCCGCGTCCTGC TGGTGGTGGTTCTGGCATTCATAGTGTGCTGGTTGCCTTTCCACGTTGGCAGGATTATTTACATAAACACGGAAGATTCCCGAATGATGCACTTCTCTCAGTACTTTAACATCGTTGCCCTGCAACTGTTCTATCTGAGCGCATCCATCAATCCCATCCTCTACAACCTCATTTCGAAGAAGTATAGAGCAGCGGCCTGGAAACTGCTGCTCGCTAGACAGTCCAGGCCGGGAGGTTTGTGCGGAAGCAGGGACACTGCAGGGGACGCTGGAGGGCACGCTGTGAGGGACACAGGGGGAGACACAGCTGGCTACACCGAGACCAGCGCTAACGCAAAGACGATGGGGTAA